A part of Gordonia westfalica genomic DNA contains:
- a CDS encoding N-terminal phage integrase SAM-like domain-containing protein — translation MSRYAPKKRRRAKGEGGLYQRADGMWMAQVLLPDGKYYQRGRKKYADAVAELAAMRKDLANGILPNAGQITVAQWLDYWVDTIAAPRLKPRTLATYRSTIKHQLIPHVGSKKLGKLTPTDVRRMVNHVADAHTTRTAQAAYSVLAKALGDAVKDGKIGNNPCERMDRPRPAPRSAFPSLWSRHGQCFCMWRHVTQQTQPAGHWPY, via the coding sequence GTGAGCCGATATGCCCCGAAGAAGCGCCGTAGGGCGAAAGGTGAAGGCGGACTGTACCAACGGGCCGACGGCATGTGGATGGCGCAAGTCCTCCTCCCCGACGGCAAGTACTACCAACGTGGACGCAAGAAATACGCCGACGCCGTGGCCGAACTCGCAGCCATGCGGAAAGACCTCGCGAACGGCATCCTCCCCAACGCCGGCCAGATCACCGTCGCCCAGTGGCTGGACTACTGGGTGGACACGATCGCCGCGCCACGCCTGAAACCCCGCACCCTCGCCACCTACCGGTCCACCATCAAACACCAACTCATCCCGCATGTCGGGTCGAAGAAGCTGGGGAAGCTCACCCCCACTGATGTTCGCCGCATGGTCAACCACGTCGCCGACGCACACACCACCCGCACCGCCCAAGCCGCCTACTCAGTGTTGGCGAAAGCGTTGGGGGATGCAGTGAAAGACGGGAAGATCGGCAACAACCCGTGCGAGCGTATGGACCGCCCCAGGCCCGCTCCGAGGAGCGCGTTCCCCTCACTGTGGAGCAGGCACGGGCAGTGCTTCTGCATGTGGCGTCACGTGACGCAACAGACGCAGCCCGCTGGTCATTGGCCCTACTGA
- a CDS encoding phage tail fiber protein gives MALATNAMKTALLNAYAAQGTWISLHTADPGSTGASEVSGGTPAYARQQTTWGTPASGSMTGSKVSINVPATTVVAAGVYSAQTSGTYLDKLSIPPPQSVRTPPSTSPPRSPSRR, from the coding sequence ATGGCACTCGCCACCAACGCGATGAAAACCGCCCTGCTCAATGCGTATGCAGCGCAGGGAACGTGGATTTCCCTGCACACCGCCGACCCCGGCAGCACCGGCGCATCCGAGGTGTCGGGCGGTACCCCCGCGTATGCCCGCCAGCAGACGACCTGGGGGACTCCGGCGTCGGGTTCCATGACCGGGTCGAAGGTGTCGATCAACGTGCCCGCCACCACCGTCGTCGCGGCCGGCGTGTACTCGGCGCAAACCTCCGGCACCTATTTGGACAAACTGTCCATCCCTCCACCACAGTCAGTGCGAACGCCACCATCGACGTCACCCCCACGATCACCATCACGTAGATGA
- a CDS encoding DUF7264 domain-containing protein → MTTVTLGWEGTKAEIPLYQNSDLVFSLDPIDATSGNITSWPVGAASTLYFFEGDPVRNATTPIISIPGVVEPPSIDYVVQQETLAPIIGRATHFLLTVSMPETPTQEYPLYYGKAVRRV, encoded by the coding sequence ATGACCACCGTCACCCTCGGATGGGAGGGAACGAAAGCGGAAATCCCCCTCTACCAGAACAGTGACCTGGTTTTCTCCCTCGACCCCATCGACGCCACCTCCGGCAACATCACATCGTGGCCGGTCGGTGCAGCATCGACCCTCTACTTTTTCGAAGGCGACCCCGTCCGGAACGCCACCACCCCCATCATCTCCATCCCCGGCGTGGTGGAACCACCCTCCATCGACTATGTGGTGCAACAGGAAACGCTGGCCCCCATCATCGGGCGGGCCACCCACTTCCTGCTCACGGTGTCGATGCCCGAAACCCCCACCCAGGAATATCCCCTCTACTACGGGAAAGCAGTCCGCCGTGTCTGA
- a CDS encoding DUF7264 domain-containing protein: MEGTKAEIPLYQNSDLVFSLDPIDATSGNITSWPVGAASTLYFFEGDPVRNATTPIISIPGVVEPPSIDYVVQQETLAPIIGRATHFLLTVSMPETPTQEYPLYYGKAVRRV; the protein is encoded by the coding sequence ATGGAGGGAACGAAAGCGGAAATCCCCCTCTACCAGAACAGTGACCTGGTTTTCTCCCTCGACCCCATCGACGCCACCTCCGGCAACATCACATCGTGGCCGGTCGGTGCAGCATCGACCCTCTACTTTTTCGAAGGCGACCCCGTCCGGAACGCCACCACCCCCATCATCTCCATCCCCGGCGTGGTGGAACCACCCTCCATCGACTATGTGGTGCAACAGGAAACGCTGGCCCCCATCATCGGGCGGGCCACCCACTTCCTGCTCACGGTGTCGATGCCCGAAACCCCCACCCAGGAATATCCCCTCTACTACGGGAAAGCAGTCCGCCGTGTCTGA
- a CDS encoding phage tail fiber protein, with the protein MALATNAMKTALLNAYAAQGTWISLHTADPGSTGASEVSGGTPAYARQQTTWGLRRRVP; encoded by the coding sequence ATGGCACTCGCCACCAACGCGATGAAAACCGCCCTGCTCAATGCGTATGCAGCGCAGGGAACGTGGATTTCCCTGCACACCGCCGACCCCGGCAGCACCGGCGCATCCGAGGTGTCGGGCGGTACCCCCGCGTATGCCCGCCAGCAGACGACCTGGGGACTCCGGCGTCGGGTTCCATGA